From the genome of Solidesulfovibrio carbinolicus, one region includes:
- a CDS encoding baseplate J/gp47 family protein — translation MYTIPTFEAIRAAYLRDVKNLLPDAATDADSDHYIRATAVAAAAEGLYQHQLWIARQVLPDTSDPEYLERHAALRGISRKPAMAASGDLVIQGTPGAVVPAGETVRHVATGLLFATTAQGIVDADGRAVVPVAAARGGVMPVFTGEPVLFVQAPEGVLSQAGLTLSGGVAAETDAELLARLLDYMQHPPGGGNAYDYKHWALSVAGVSRAWTYPHRRGLGAVDVAVLGPDGPCPPSVLAAAQAVVDEKRPAACMDAWVLSPTPVNVAVKVAVRLDATVTTLALFTAQLQEALGAALADLPPGGVVYRSKIEAVASSLPGVIDRQVRVPQSNFVAVVDAQRLEWPRLGLVQAEAL, via the coding sequence ATGTATACGATCCCGACTTTTGAAGCCATCCGCGCCGCTTACCTGCGCGACGTGAAAAACCTGCTGCCCGATGCCGCAACGGACGCGGACAGCGATCATTACATCCGCGCCACGGCCGTGGCCGCTGCCGCGGAGGGCTTGTATCAGCATCAGCTGTGGATTGCCCGGCAGGTGCTGCCCGATACGTCAGACCCGGAATATCTGGAGCGCCATGCCGCCTTGCGCGGCATCAGCCGCAAACCGGCCATGGCGGCCAGCGGCGACCTGGTCATCCAGGGCACGCCCGGCGCGGTCGTCCCGGCCGGCGAAACCGTGCGCCACGTGGCCACGGGGCTGCTCTTTGCCACCACCGCCCAGGGCATCGTGGACGCGGACGGCCGGGCTGTCGTGCCGGTGGCGGCCGCCCGGGGCGGCGTCATGCCTGTCTTCACCGGCGAGCCGGTGCTGTTTGTCCAGGCCCCGGAAGGCGTGCTGTCCCAGGCCGGCCTGACCCTGTCCGGCGGCGTGGCCGCCGAGACCGATGCCGAGCTGTTGGCCCGACTGCTGGACTACATGCAGCACCCGCCCGGAGGCGGCAATGCCTATGATTACAAGCATTGGGCGCTGTCCGTGGCCGGCGTGTCCCGGGCCTGGACCTATCCGCATCGCCGGGGATTGGGGGCGGTGGACGTGGCCGTGCTGGGGCCGGACGGGCCGTGCCCGCCGTCGGTGCTGGCCGCCGCTCAGGCCGTGGTGGATGAGAAGCGGCCGGCTGCCTGCATGGACGCTTGGGTGCTGTCGCCCACGCCGGTCAATGTCGCGGTCAAGGTGGCGGTGCGCCTGGATGCCACGGTGACCACTTTGGCGCTGTTTACGGCCCAGCTCCAGGAGGCCTTGGGCGCGGCCCTGGCCGACCTGCCGCCCGGCGGCGTGGTCTACCGTTCCAAGATCGAGGCCGTGGCCTCCAGCCTGCCGGGCGTGATTGATCGGCAGGTGCGCGTGCCGCAAAGCAATTTCGTGGCCGTGGTGGACGCCCAGCGCCTGGAATGGCCGCGCCTGGGCCTGGTGCAGGCGGAGGCGCTGTGA
- a CDS encoding DNA-methyltransferase yields MAQQLFDNGTLYQGDALSILRELPGDAVDLVLTDPPYSSGGLNLSARQVNPAAKYQIASTRKVYPPMLGDLKDQRSFVMWASLWLGECWRLARAGASCLVFSDWRQLPALTDAIQAAGWAWKGIIVWHKPNARPSLGSFRHDAEFVIHGVKDRMQTHSRQCLPGVFTYAVDPRQKVHLTAKPVRLVKDLLAVSPEGATVLDPFLGGGTTAMACLETGRHFIGVELSTEYAALAAARIRAAEEALKN; encoded by the coding sequence GTGGCCCAACAGCTCTTTGACAACGGCACGCTTTACCAAGGCGACGCCCTTTCGATCCTTCGGGAACTTCCCGGCGATGCCGTGGACCTGGTGCTCACCGATCCGCCGTATTCCAGCGGCGGCTTGAACTTGTCGGCGCGCCAGGTCAACCCGGCGGCAAAGTACCAGATTGCCAGCACCAGGAAGGTGTATCCTCCCATGCTCGGCGACCTCAAGGACCAGCGCTCTTTCGTCATGTGGGCGTCGCTGTGGCTCGGGGAGTGTTGGCGACTGGCCAGGGCTGGCGCGTCCTGCCTGGTCTTTAGCGACTGGCGGCAGCTCCCGGCCCTCACCGACGCGATCCAGGCCGCCGGCTGGGCATGGAAGGGGATTATCGTCTGGCACAAGCCCAACGCCCGGCCAAGCCTTGGTTCGTTCCGTCATGACGCCGAGTTCGTCATCCACGGCGTCAAGGACAGGATGCAAACCCATAGCCGCCAATGCCTGCCGGGCGTTTTCACGTATGCCGTGGACCCAAGGCAAAAGGTTCACCTCACGGCCAAGCCGGTGCGACTCGTCAAGGACCTGCTGGCCGTGTCGCCCGAAGGGGCCACGGTCCTGGACCCCTTCCTCGGCGGCGGCACCACGGCCATGGCCTGCCTGGAGACAGGAAGGCACTTTATCGGAGTGGAATTATCAACCGAATATGCCGCCCTCGCAGCCGCGCGAATCCGCGCCGCCGAAGAGGCGTTAAAAAACTAA
- a CDS encoding phage baseplate assembly protein V, with the protein MSNDFLRRMDTKIARALSRVRLGFRAVLTALDTSPSVQLLQADGLSGEQLQAAEVFQHFGFTSAPPAGTQCIVLPLGGKSSHGVIVATEHGSYRVAALKSGEVCVYNQSGAKITLKEDKLVTVECKRLVFDVEDDIDMKAKRIRAVASEWMGLYAPEWEMGGDEDGGECEGVWRGNQHITGTSRADVDHVSGGVSLVHHVHRENDGGGPTDPPKRK; encoded by the coding sequence ATGAGCAACGACTTCCTGCGCCGCATGGACACCAAGATCGCCCGCGCCCTGTCCCGGGTGCGCCTGGGCTTTCGGGCCGTGCTCACCGCCTTGGACACTTCGCCCAGCGTGCAGCTGCTGCAAGCCGACGGCCTGTCCGGCGAACAGTTGCAAGCCGCCGAGGTCTTCCAGCACTTCGGCTTCACCTCGGCCCCGCCGGCTGGGACGCAGTGCATCGTGCTGCCGCTTGGCGGCAAAAGCTCCCACGGCGTCATCGTGGCCACCGAACACGGCAGCTACCGGGTTGCCGCGCTTAAAAGCGGCGAAGTCTGCGTCTACAACCAATCCGGGGCCAAGATCACCCTGAAGGAAGACAAGCTGGTCACCGTCGAATGCAAGCGGTTGGTGTTCGACGTCGAGGATGACATCGACATGAAGGCCAAGCGCATCCGCGCCGTGGCCAGCGAATGGATGGGGCTATACGCCCCGGAATGGGAAATGGGCGGCGACGAAGACGGCGGCGAGTGCGAAGGCGTGTGGCGCGGCAATCAGCATATCACCGGGACGTCGAGGGCGGACGTGGACCATGTCAGCGGTGGGGTTTCGTTGGTGCATCACGTCCACCGTGAGAATGATGGGGGTGGGCCGACGGACCCGCCCAAACGCAAATAG
- a CDS encoding zinc finger domain-containing protein yields MEIRCGQCGRLLAKGTGTIEIKCPRCRTINHVRAASPKDSPERADKECSRGPTAL; encoded by the coding sequence ATGGAGATACGTTGCGGACAATGCGGACGTTTACTGGCCAAAGGCACCGGGACCATCGAAATCAAATGCCCCCGCTGCCGCACCATCAATCACGTGAGGGCCGCGAGCCCCAAGGACAGTCCCGAAAGGGCAGACAAGGAATGCTCGCGTGGCCCAACAGCTCTTTGA
- a CDS encoding phage tail protein has product MALKEYLGAVILEIDGQEYEVVDFNEQHETGRKVVKTMNRTGRAMGYHQGVKTWELSITAAIPKDDALDWASVEGAKLTIYPVTEGGKRESYHDCAVVSVGGKYTVDNEARIDAKLLALNKVEE; this is encoded by the coding sequence ATGGCGTTAAAAGAATACCTCGGGGCCGTTATCCTGGAAATCGACGGCCAGGAATACGAGGTCGTGGACTTCAACGAACAGCACGAGACCGGCCGCAAGGTGGTCAAAACCATGAACCGCACCGGCCGGGCCATGGGCTACCACCAAGGCGTCAAAACCTGGGAGCTGTCCATCACCGCCGCCATCCCCAAGGATGACGCCTTGGATTGGGCTTCGGTGGAAGGGGCCAAGCTGACCATTTACCCGGTCACCGAAGGCGGCAAGCGGGAGAGCTACCACGACTGCGCCGTGGTCAGCGTGGGCGGCAAATACACCGTGGACAACGAAGCGCGCATCGACGCCAAGCTGCTGGCGCTCAACAAAGTGGAGGAATAG
- a CDS encoding phage tail protein: MHRIDGPGAVNSLFTEGDPTVPQMATVVSAAWLNDVQENITRAIEAAGITPVKGDYDQLRQAIGLLSGAGMVGEGRLWMHETLPASGDWLEYDGASLLIVDYPALHAVLGTTWGAAPAGYFRLPDLRGVVPRGWDHGRGKDPDAALRTGGDHVGSSQDDAIKRHNHPMGGVVGTAGGGTGVPDAQAWNNGSYNYYTKDFLVSSDGIQAGAFSTVPMAAETRMKNVSVMFIIRWR, from the coding sequence ATGCACCGCATCGACGGCCCCGGAGCCGTGAACAGTCTTTTTACCGAAGGCGACCCGACGGTCCCGCAGATGGCCACGGTGGTTTCCGCCGCCTGGCTCAACGACGTGCAGGAGAACATTACCCGCGCCATCGAAGCCGCCGGCATCACGCCGGTCAAGGGCGACTATGACCAGCTGCGCCAGGCCATTGGCCTGCTCTCCGGCGCGGGCATGGTGGGCGAGGGCCGGCTGTGGATGCACGAGACCCTGCCGGCCAGCGGCGACTGGCTGGAGTACGACGGCGCGTCCCTGCTCATCGTCGATTACCCGGCCCTTCATGCCGTGCTGGGCACCACCTGGGGCGCGGCTCCGGCCGGCTATTTCCGGTTGCCGGACCTGCGCGGCGTGGTGCCGCGCGGCTGGGACCACGGACGCGGCAAAGACCCCGACGCGGCCCTGCGCACCGGCGGCGACCACGTCGGCTCCAGCCAGGACGACGCCATCAAGCGCCACAACCACCCCATGGGCGGCGTGGTCGGCACGGCCGGCGGCGGCACCGGCGTGCCCGATGCCCAGGCCTGGAACAATGGCTCCTACAACTATTACACCAAGGATTTTCTTGTGTCGTCGGACGGCATCCAGGCCGGGGCTTTTTCCACTGTTCCCATGGCTGCGGAGACCCGCATGAAAAACGTTTCCGTCATGTTCATCATCCGTTGGAGGTAG
- a CDS encoding amidohydrolase, with the protein MALKPWALPSVTANTVTDFVVPTATLEVAIIGLIVCNTSTVDSADVTVTLTTAAGVIKSTVLKASLGPGEQVHMDTKVCIAASATPDKLRALSTLAAVSFLASGDEG; encoded by the coding sequence ATGGCATTAAAACCCTGGGCCTTGCCGAGCGTGACGGCCAACACCGTCACCGACTTCGTCGTCCCGACGGCCACCCTCGAAGTGGCCATCATCGGTTTGATTGTCTGCAACACCAGTACGGTGGATTCCGCCGACGTCACGGTGACCCTCACCACCGCCGCCGGCGTGATCAAATCCACCGTCCTCAAGGCGTCACTTGGCCCGGGCGAGCAGGTGCATATGGATACCAAAGTCTGCATCGCCGCCAGCGCCACCCCGGACAAGCTGCGGGCGCTTTCGACGCTGGCGGCTGTGTCGTTTCTGGCGTCGGGAGACGAGGGGTAG
- a CDS encoding phage GP46 family protein, giving the protein MGIDKGIDPYTGEYLPSRINHLGNAVYIRLATPLGSWWADTSIGSRLHELARSKDLPRIGKLARQYAAAALQPLIDDGRARSIGVASEQPHDGRCLLLITVVDALGRVATFQHPVQVA; this is encoded by the coding sequence ATGGGCATCGACAAGGGCATTGATCCATATACCGGCGAATATTTGCCTTCCCGCATAAACCACCTGGGCAACGCCGTCTACATCCGTCTCGCCACGCCGCTCGGCTCGTGGTGGGCGGACACCTCTATCGGCTCCCGCCTGCATGAGCTGGCCCGCTCCAAGGACCTGCCCCGCATCGGCAAGCTGGCTCGGCAGTATGCCGCCGCCGCGCTGCAACCGCTCATTGACGACGGCCGGGCGCGCTCCATCGGCGTGGCTTCCGAACAGCCCCACGACGGCCGTTGCCTGCTCCTTATCACCGTTGTGGACGCCCTGGGCCGCGTGGCCACCTTTCAGCATCCGGTGCAGGTGGCCTAG
- a CDS encoding phage baseplate assembly protein: protein MASQTDDTDRITVRLAGREHRDWTTYRIDSHLITPADAWQVTLGIPADALPDTVKPWAAVDVCLGQDVVLTGRIDRIEREVAKGTNALAISGRDGAAVMVDCSAPIFTRRKATLTEVVDLAVRPLGVSQVRVEATGAKEKVEIEPGMTAWDALAQACEANGCWAWFEPDGTLVVGGPDYTAAPVATLVMRQSGQGNNVLSLAVTEDVSGRYSEVTVLGQAHGTETTDGQHNIKHQETDADVPGYRPLILVAGDCDGAAEAKRRAQKTLMDSRLEGFTITARVRGHRVSESGKPWTPGQRIQVVSEPHGLDATYFLMARTFLGGRDKGSITELTLKEDGVWLPELAKISGGKGKGKAASAGKVVELS from the coding sequence ATGGCTTCGCAAACTGACGACACCGACCGCATCACCGTGCGCCTGGCCGGCCGGGAGCACCGGGACTGGACCACCTACCGCATCGACTCGCACCTCATCACCCCGGCCGACGCCTGGCAGGTGACGCTGGGCATCCCGGCCGACGCCTTGCCCGACACGGTCAAACCCTGGGCCGCCGTGGACGTCTGCCTGGGGCAAGACGTGGTGCTGACCGGCCGCATTGACCGCATCGAGCGCGAGGTGGCCAAGGGCACAAACGCCCTGGCCATTTCCGGCCGGGACGGGGCGGCCGTGATGGTGGATTGCTCGGCTCCCATTTTTACGCGGCGCAAGGCCACGTTGACCGAAGTGGTGGACCTGGCTGTGCGGCCCCTTGGCGTGTCGCAGGTGCGGGTGGAGGCCACGGGAGCCAAGGAAAAGGTGGAGATCGAACCGGGCATGACCGCCTGGGACGCCCTGGCCCAAGCCTGCGAAGCCAACGGCTGCTGGGCCTGGTTCGAACCGGACGGCACGCTGGTGGTCGGCGGCCCGGATTATACTGCCGCGCCCGTGGCCACCCTGGTCATGCGGCAGTCCGGCCAGGGCAACAACGTCCTGTCGCTGGCCGTCACCGAAGACGTTTCCGGCCGCTACAGCGAGGTGACGGTCTTGGGCCAAGCCCACGGCACCGAGACGACCGACGGCCAGCACAACATCAAGCACCAGGAGACCGACGCGGACGTGCCGGGCTATCGGCCGCTGATCCTGGTGGCCGGCGACTGCGACGGCGCGGCCGAAGCCAAGCGCCGGGCGCAAAAGACGCTCATGGATTCGCGCCTGGAAGGCTTCACCATCACCGCCCGGGTGCGCGGCCACCGCGTAAGCGAAAGCGGCAAACCCTGGACGCCCGGCCAGCGCATCCAAGTGGTCAGCGAACCCCACGGCCTGGACGCCACCTATTTTCTCATGGCCCGCACGTTTCTCGGCGGCCGCGACAAGGGCAGCATCACCGAGCTGACGCTTAAAGAGGACGGCGTCTGGCTGCCCGAGCTGGCCAAGATCAGCGGCGGCAAGGGCAAGGGCAAGGCGGCAAGCGCCGGCAAGGTGGTGGAGCTGTCATGA
- a CDS encoding putative phage tail protein encodes MAGHAALLQALLPLSYAPTGQIVEELAADGAALDTALAVSLDPLRGLTPLAALEWLEDYERVYGLPGDCRQPGLLLQERLALLAIALAERAAINRAYFIWLAAQLGYAITIEEFGQFRAGFARAGERITNYEALFSAGWRAGWSLAQGAPWQYVWLVHASGEPTTLFRAGVSGAGEPLASWSNQLLECAIRAAAPAHTLVHFAYGG; translated from the coding sequence ATGGCCGGCCATGCCGCCTTGCTGCAAGCCTTGCTGCCCCTAAGCTACGCGCCCACCGGCCAGATCGTGGAAGAGCTGGCCGCCGACGGCGCGGCCCTGGACACGGCCCTGGCCGTGAGCCTTGATCCGTTGCGCGGCCTCACCCCCCTGGCCGCCTTGGAATGGCTGGAGGATTACGAGCGCGTCTATGGCCTGCCCGGCGACTGCCGCCAGCCCGGGTTGCTGCTTCAGGAGCGCCTGGCCTTGCTGGCCATCGCCCTGGCCGAGCGCGCCGCCATCAACCGGGCCTATTTCATCTGGCTGGCCGCCCAGCTCGGCTACGCCATCACCATCGAAGAGTTCGGCCAGTTTAGGGCCGGCTTTGCCCGGGCGGGCGAGCGCATCACCAATTACGAGGCCCTTTTCTCGGCCGGCTGGCGCGCCGGCTGGTCCCTGGCCCAGGGCGCGCCCTGGCAATACGTCTGGCTGGTCCATGCCTCGGGCGAACCCACGACGCTGTTTCGCGCCGGCGTCAGCGGCGCGGGCGAACCGCTGGCCAGCTGGAGCAACCAGCTTTTGGAATGCGCCATCCGCGCCGCCGCCCCGGCCCACACCCTGGTCCACTTTGCCTACGGAGGATAG
- a CDS encoding phage tail tape measure protein has translation MSKSAEIAVVLRLRDQMGGQAAKALDTLTRAARGVGQGVGAAARELGRLDHSGQGVRSVSIAAAATDKLMGGLGRTAQKASRDVAAVGQAAGAVKSVGTQAHEALRGLDQAARSGNRLRDALRGMGTAGQAALGLVKGVGQAGAGLVAGAGVAAASLRQPIAFEKRLALMANTAYADRDAAGRIAGKKELEGAINTAVRQGGGSRDQAAEALDAMLASGAVKADSAQRLLPTIQKFASASGAGSGEIAEIVIRGIQQKFFSEGQAGEALDKAMAAGFELKDMAKWLPKMMALGSGMKSMSGFEQILAYSQASAITAGSKDEAGNNLVNLLQKLNSQDTQKDFAKLGIDLTGTLARARDKGKLPLEAFAQLVDEQVVGKDKRYAGLKARLGKAQGSERQQILSDMADLAEASAVGKVEQDRQALLALIAATNQKDYIADVQGKMQHAQGAGETAYQVYQSTTAASVERAGNEAEIARQGMLGDVSGPLKAAADTAAELAQRFPTLATVAAEAATSIGVMGAAAAAFGAMRLFTGGAGGAAAAAAAGGGGLAGMLGGKGGILATAGLAAWDIYATESNDALTRAQKNTQHTANAGGLAAAIAGMKLGAMAGAGLGSVVPGLGTGIGGIVGGLAGGAMGWWSGSRAGRFAGEQLWGPSGQAVTDAQKVVVEDKSTLHVESVLHLDGREVARAVNTYNTAEAKRE, from the coding sequence ATGAGCAAGAGCGCTGAAATCGCCGTGGTCCTGCGGCTGCGCGACCAGATGGGCGGCCAGGCGGCCAAGGCCCTGGACACGCTCACCCGGGCCGCCCGGGGCGTGGGCCAGGGAGTCGGGGCCGCCGCCCGGGAGCTGGGCCGTCTGGACCACTCCGGGCAGGGGGTGCGGTCGGTCAGCATCGCGGCCGCCGCCACGGACAAGCTCATGGGCGGCCTGGGGCGCACCGCCCAGAAGGCGTCCCGGGACGTCGCCGCCGTGGGCCAGGCTGCCGGGGCGGTCAAGTCCGTGGGCACGCAAGCCCATGAGGCCTTGCGCGGCCTGGACCAGGCGGCCCGGTCCGGCAACCGCCTGCGCGACGCCCTGCGCGGCATGGGCACGGCCGGCCAGGCCGCCCTGGGCCTGGTCAAGGGCGTGGGCCAGGCTGGGGCGGGCCTGGTCGCCGGGGCCGGCGTTGCGGCCGCCTCCCTGCGCCAGCCCATCGCCTTTGAAAAGCGCCTGGCGCTTATGGCCAACACCGCTTACGCCGACCGGGACGCAGCCGGCCGCATCGCCGGCAAAAAGGAGCTGGAAGGGGCCATCAACACGGCCGTGCGCCAGGGCGGCGGCAGCCGCGACCAGGCCGCCGAAGCCCTGGACGCCATGCTGGCCTCGGGAGCCGTCAAGGCGGACAGCGCCCAGCGTCTTTTGCCCACCATACAGAAATTCGCCTCGGCCTCCGGGGCCGGCTCGGGCGAGATCGCCGAGATCGTCATCCGGGGCATCCAGCAAAAGTTTTTCAGCGAAGGGCAAGCCGGCGAAGCCCTGGACAAGGCCATGGCCGCCGGGTTTGAACTGAAAGACATGGCCAAGTGGCTGCCCAAGATGATGGCCCTGGGCAGCGGCATGAAGTCCATGAGCGGTTTCGAACAGATTCTGGCCTATTCCCAGGCTTCGGCCATCACCGCCGGCAGCAAGGATGAGGCCGGCAACAACCTGGTCAACCTGCTGCAAAAGCTCAACAGCCAGGACACGCAAAAGGATTTCGCCAAGCTCGGCATAGACCTGACCGGCACCCTGGCCAGGGCACGGGACAAGGGCAAGCTGCCGCTGGAAGCCTTTGCCCAGCTGGTGGACGAACAGGTGGTGGGCAAGGACAAGCGCTATGCCGGCCTCAAGGCGCGCCTGGGCAAGGCCCAGGGCAGCGAGCGCCAGCAAATCCTGTCCGACATGGCCGACCTGGCCGAAGCCTCGGCCGTGGGCAAGGTGGAGCAGGACCGGCAGGCGCTTTTGGCACTCATCGCCGCCACCAACCAGAAAGACTACATCGCCGACGTCCAGGGCAAGATGCAACACGCCCAAGGCGCTGGCGAAACCGCCTATCAGGTTTACCAATCCACCACGGCCGCATCCGTGGAGCGTGCCGGCAACGAAGCCGAGATCGCCCGCCAGGGGATGCTGGGCGACGTGTCCGGTCCCCTCAAGGCGGCCGCCGATACCGCCGCCGAGCTGGCCCAGCGCTTCCCGACCCTGGCCACGGTGGCTGCCGAGGCGGCCACCTCCATCGGCGTCATGGGCGCGGCGGCCGCCGCCTTCGGGGCCATGCGCCTTTTCACCGGCGGAGCCGGCGGGGCTGCCGCCGCTGCCGCTGCCGGAGGCGGCGGGTTGGCCGGCATGTTGGGCGGCAAGGGCGGCATCCTGGCCACGGCCGGGCTGGCCGCCTGGGACATCTACGCCACCGAAAGCAACGACGCCCTGACCCGCGCCCAGAAAAACACCCAACACACCGCCAATGCCGGCGGCCTGGCGGCGGCCATCGCCGGCATGAAGCTCGGGGCCATGGCCGGCGCGGGCCTGGGGTCCGTGGTGCCGGGCCTTGGCACGGGCATCGGCGGCATCGTGGGCGGGCTGGCCGGCGGGGCCATGGGCTGGTGGAGCGGCAGCCGGGCCGGCCGCTTTGCCGGCGAACAGCTGTGGGGACCGTCCGGCCAGGCCGTGACCGACGCCCAAAAGGTCGTGGTCGAAGACAAGAGCACCTTGCACGTGGAGTCCGTGCTCCACTTGGACGGCCGCGAGGTGGCCCGGGCCGTCAACACCTACAACACGGCCGAAGCCAAGCGGGAGTAG
- a CDS encoding DNA circularization protein: protein MAWRDTLLPASFRDILFDVISSRDDTERAIVQHEYPYRDGAEVEDMGRRPRLVTLRAVFWGDDYEEDVTALIEALDTPGKGELIHPVFGSLDMVCRSYRVDHHEDSPDYAEMELVFTEASPDIPFFAKAASATSQAAELAGELESCLSLAGLASLAGYVAFAASLPGRVSAYVRGEVLGAIRSVTGAARTLAGLPQVVAADVLAIPQALVSEARAVAGQVVGLAGLPGQFGRFATLAAISDKLPRLPQAKGGTATPYRLQTAAYAGGVATGPLTGAAAPRPSLTLPATGTAAAASSPDLSSSPGQARAIAAAVCNLERATAMANAAGEVLAAEAAAPSLTPAEVETVVGSTRERLRDCIEEHRLVLPTHQAYPVIEQVRGAALAIQELGATVIHLHPPLVSHAAPGQCNLRLLAHWLYRDHTRAAELARLNPGLRNPNFVAQGQVIHGFAN from the coding sequence ATGGCCTGGCGCGATACGCTGTTGCCCGCCTCCTTTCGGGACATCCTTTTCGACGTCATTTCCAGCCGCGACGACACCGAGCGGGCCATTGTCCAGCACGAATACCCGTACCGCGACGGCGCGGAAGTCGAGGACATGGGCCGGCGGCCCCGGCTGGTCACCTTGCGGGCCGTCTTTTGGGGCGACGACTATGAAGAGGACGTCACCGCCCTCATCGAAGCCCTGGACACGCCCGGCAAAGGCGAGCTGATCCATCCCGTGTTCGGCTCCCTGGACATGGTTTGCCGCAGCTACCGGGTGGACCACCACGAGGACAGCCCGGACTATGCCGAGATGGAGCTGGTCTTTACCGAGGCCAGCCCGGACATTCCCTTTTTCGCCAAGGCGGCCTCGGCGACCAGCCAGGCCGCCGAGCTGGCCGGAGAGCTGGAAAGCTGCCTGTCCCTGGCCGGGCTGGCTTCCCTTGCCGGCTACGTGGCCTTTGCCGCCTCGCTGCCCGGGCGCGTATCGGCCTATGTCCGGGGCGAGGTCTTGGGCGCGATCCGGTCCGTGACCGGCGCGGCCCGGACCCTGGCCGGCCTGCCCCAGGTGGTGGCCGCCGACGTCCTGGCCATCCCCCAGGCGCTCGTCAGCGAAGCCCGGGCCGTGGCCGGCCAGGTGGTCGGCCTGGCCGGGCTGCCCGGCCAGTTCGGCCGTTTCGCCACCCTGGCCGCCATATCCGACAAGCTGCCGCGCCTGCCCCAGGCCAAGGGGGGGACCGCCACGCCGTACCGTTTGCAAACGGCCGCCTATGCCGGCGGCGTGGCCACCGGCCCCTTGACCGGCGCGGCCGCGCCCCGGCCGAGCCTGACCCTGCCGGCCACGGGCACGGCTGCGGCCGCCTCTTCCCCGGACCTCTCCAGTTCCCCGGGCCAGGCCCGGGCCATCGCCGCCGCCGTGTGCAACCTGGAGCGGGCCACGGCCATGGCCAACGCCGCCGGGGAGGTGCTGGCCGCCGAAGCCGCCGCCCCGAGCCTGACCCCGGCCGAGGTGGAAACCGTCGTCGGCAGCACGCGGGAGCGGCTGCGGGACTGCATTGAAGAACACCGGCTGGTGCTGCCCACCCACCAGGCCTACCCGGTCATCGAACAGGTGCGCGGGGCCGCCCTGGCCATCCAGGAGCTGGGGGCGACCGTCATTCATCTGCATCCGCCCCTGGTCAGCCACGCCGCCCCGGGCCAGTGCAACCTGCGCTTGCTGGCCCATTGGCTCTACCGCGACCACACCCGGGCGGCCGAGCTGGCGCGCCTCAATCCCGGCCTTCGCAACCCCAACTTCGTGGCCCAGGGCCAGGTCATCCATGGCTTCGCAAACTGA